In the Paenibacillus pabuli genome, one interval contains:
- a CDS encoding ATP-binding protein, which translates to MISEFQDTVPHPTNSFPPVHLDNNKYENVLEHLDSGIMLFDSNGVLTFINVQMAKLLELPRSLLSGCTLMQMLHHPQMSRFKKKKILRIYRETIFHRKRYHELIDEYGRHWLVTVTYGDQMDGDFLFSVKDVSDYKQIEQTAYQNDKLAMLGRISASIAHEIRNPLTAIRGFIQLLRPHLLQLGKDEYARIILTEIDRANDIIYEFLNSSKPSAPQKTIMSVDSLLKEVVLLTESEGLMKGCEITLDEADSPMNVSIDVKQIKQVILNMVKNAMDAIEGVGEEHTGLIRISTGTENRYVQISIADNGQGMDHNTLVRLFDPFFTTKESGTGLGLSVSYRIIKNHGGTISVDSKKGEGTRFMIMLPLV; encoded by the coding sequence ATGATTAGTGAATTTCAGGATACAGTGCCTCACCCAACGAACAGTTTCCCGCCTGTACATCTGGATAACAACAAATATGAAAATGTTCTGGAGCATTTGGATAGCGGTATTATGTTGTTTGACAGCAACGGTGTATTGACGTTTATTAACGTTCAAATGGCAAAATTGTTGGAACTTCCCCGAAGTCTGTTGAGCGGCTGCACCCTGATGCAAATGCTGCATCATCCACAGATGAGCCGATTCAAGAAAAAGAAAATTCTACGTATCTACCGGGAGACCATCTTCCACCGTAAGCGCTATCATGAACTGATCGATGAGTATGGCAGACACTGGCTGGTCACGGTAACCTACGGAGATCAGATGGATGGAGATTTTTTGTTCAGTGTCAAGGACGTATCGGATTATAAACAAATAGAACAGACCGCTTATCAGAATGACAAGCTTGCCATGCTAGGGCGCATTTCAGCTTCCATCGCCCACGAAATTCGCAATCCTTTGACAGCGATCCGCGGGTTTATACAGCTGCTGCGTCCGCATTTGCTGCAATTAGGGAAAGATGAATACGCCAGGATCATTCTGACGGAGATTGACAGGGCGAACGATATTATTTATGAATTCCTGAATTCATCCAAACCGTCAGCACCGCAGAAGACGATAATGTCCGTAGATTCCTTGCTCAAAGAGGTGGTCTTGCTGACGGAAAGCGAAGGCTTGATGAAAGGCTGCGAGATTACCCTGGATGAAGCAGACTCGCCGATGAACGTCTCCATCGATGTCAAACAGATTAAGCAGGTTATTTTGAATATGGTGAAGAATGCAATGGATGCCATCGAGGGCGTAGGCGAAGAGCATACAGGCCTCATACGAATCTCCACAGGAACCGAGAACAGGTATGTGCAGATCTCCATTGCGGATAACGGTCAGGGTATGGACCACAACACGCTTGTACGTCTGTTTGATCCATTCTTCACGACTAAAGAGAGCGGGACAGGCCTTGGACTTTCTGTAAGTTATCGCATTATCAAAAACCATGGTGGCACAATCTCGGTTGACAGTAAAAAGGGTGAAGGAACCCGGTTTATGATTATGCTCCCTTTGGTGTAA
- a CDS encoding aldo/keto reductase, which produces MQYTYLGKSGLKVSRICLGTMNFGPATDEKEAFRIMDAALDAGVNFFDTANIYGWGENSGLTEEIIGRWFSQGGGRREKVVLATKVYGSMHDETDGPNNDAGLSAYKIRRHLEGSLRRLQTDHVELYQMHHVDPAVSWDELWGAFENAVHQGKIGYVGSSNFAAWQIAIAQSEAKNRHFLGLVSEQHKYSLNCRLPELEVLPAAKELGLGVIPWSPLDGGLLGRNALQKLEGTRSGGIAERIEHHKTQLEEFAALCRDLGEPQDTIALAWVAANPAVTAPIIGPRTLEQFETALKCLDVTLDESELKRLDEIFPGPGGHAPNAYAW; this is translated from the coding sequence ATGCAATACACGTACTTGGGAAAATCAGGTCTTAAAGTGAGCCGGATTTGTCTCGGCACCATGAATTTTGGGCCTGCTACAGACGAAAAAGAAGCATTCCGCATTATGGATGCAGCACTCGATGCCGGCGTTAACTTTTTTGATACCGCTAACATTTACGGCTGGGGTGAGAATTCCGGCCTGACCGAGGAAATTATCGGACGCTGGTTCAGCCAGGGTGGCGGCAGACGTGAGAAAGTGGTGCTTGCGACCAAGGTGTATGGTTCCATGCATGATGAAACGGATGGTCCCAACAACGATGCCGGCCTCTCTGCCTATAAAATCAGACGTCATCTGGAGGGTTCCCTTCGCCGCTTGCAGACAGACCATGTCGAGCTGTACCAAATGCACCATGTTGACCCTGCCGTTTCTTGGGACGAGCTATGGGGTGCATTTGAAAATGCTGTCCATCAAGGTAAAATTGGTTATGTTGGATCAAGCAACTTCGCTGCATGGCAGATTGCCATTGCTCAAAGCGAAGCCAAAAACCGCCATTTCCTCGGTCTGGTTTCCGAGCAGCACAAATACAGTCTGAACTGCCGTTTGCCTGAACTCGAAGTGCTGCCTGCGGCCAAAGAGCTGGGTCTCGGCGTGATTCCTTGGAGTCCACTTGATGGTGGCTTGCTGGGACGCAATGCACTTCAGAAGCTGGAAGGCACACGCAGCGGCGGCATCGCTGAACGGATTGAACATCACAAAACCCAGCTCGAAGAATTTGCAGCACTGTGCCGCGATCTTGGCGAACCACAGGATACGATTGCTTTGGCTTGGGTTGCAGCCAATCCGGCAGTGACAGCACCAATCATCGGACCTCGTACGCTGGAGCAGTTCGAAACAGCACTCAAATGTCTGGATGTCACATTGGATGAATCTGAACTTAAACGTCTTGATGAGATCTTCCCAGGGCCGGGTGGACATGCCCCTAACGCGTATGCATGGTAA
- the leuB gene encoding 3-isopropylmalate dehydrogenase: protein MTDVKKIAVIAGDGIGPEVVAEAERVLKRTEEVFGYRFETEHALFGGIAIDEKGTPLPEETLSVCKSADAVLLGAVGGPKWDNNSKELRPETGLLGIRKALGLFSNLRPAVVFDCLKDASTLKPEVLEGTDLMVVRELTGGIYFGEKFRREGSQGEEAVDTCVYNVTEVERIVRQAFEIAQGRRKKLASVDKANVLETSRLWREVVNRVAPDYPDVEVEHVLVDNCAMQLLRRPASFDVIVTENMFGDILSDEAAMLTGSIGMLASASLGEGSFGLYEPVHGSAPDIAGQGLANPIATILSVALMFRTTFGYAEGADAIEAAVSEVLNAGHRTSDIAVDKSKAISTTEMGDLIVAAIRKQA, encoded by the coding sequence ATGACAGACGTAAAAAAAATTGCAGTCATCGCCGGTGACGGAATCGGTCCGGAAGTTGTAGCAGAAGCAGAGAGAGTACTCAAACGTACGGAGGAAGTATTCGGATATCGTTTTGAAACCGAGCATGCACTGTTCGGCGGAATTGCCATTGATGAGAAAGGCACACCTCTTCCAGAAGAAACACTCTCTGTATGCAAAAGTGCAGATGCAGTGCTGCTCGGAGCCGTTGGCGGTCCGAAATGGGACAACAACAGCAAGGAACTTCGTCCGGAAACGGGCTTGCTGGGAATTCGCAAAGCGCTCGGATTGTTCTCCAACTTGCGTCCGGCGGTTGTGTTTGACTGCCTGAAGGATGCATCCACATTGAAACCCGAAGTACTGGAAGGCACGGACCTGATGGTGGTTCGGGAGTTGACTGGAGGCATTTACTTTGGTGAAAAATTCAGACGTGAAGGATCACAGGGTGAAGAAGCAGTGGATACCTGTGTATATAATGTAACGGAAGTGGAGCGGATTGTTCGTCAGGCATTCGAAATCGCCCAAGGACGCCGCAAAAAACTCGCTTCTGTGGATAAAGCAAATGTATTGGAAACATCCCGCCTCTGGCGTGAAGTGGTTAACCGGGTCGCTCCGGATTACCCGGATGTGGAAGTGGAGCACGTTCTCGTTGACAACTGTGCAATGCAGCTGCTGCGTCGTCCAGCAAGCTTTGACGTCATCGTAACGGAGAATATGTTCGGAGATATCCTGAGTGATGAAGCAGCCATGCTGACAGGTTCAATCGGCATGCTTGCCTCTGCATCACTGGGCGAAGGCAGCTTCGGCCTGTATGAGCCGGTACACGGTTCGGCGCCGGATATCGCTGGCCAAGGATTGGCGAATCCAATTGCGACGATTCTGTCTGTAGCACTCATGTTCCGTACAACCTTTGGTTATGCAGAAGGTGCGGATGCCATTGAGGCAGCTGTGTCCGAGGTGTTGAATGCCGGACACCGTACAAGTGATATTGCAGTAGATAAGAGCAAAGCCATAAGCACTACGGAAATGGGCGATCTGATCGTTGCAGCGATCCGTAAACAGGCGTAA
- a CDS encoding aldolase catalytic domain-containing protein, protein MKTNHCKIVDCTIRDGGLVNNWDFSVDFVQQLYAGLNEAGVDYMEIGYKNSPKLLRGAEEAGPWRFLNDDFLRKVIPQKGNTKLSALVDVGRVDENDILPRSESMLDLIRVACYSKDVDKALALVQTFHDRGYETTLNIMALSNVMENELLEAFELIKESSVDVVYIVDSYGSLDHNDVKYLVEKFKTHLPNKRLGVHTHNNMQLAFSNTLVAAELGVELLDASVYGMGRAAGNCPTELLVAHLKGTKYNLRPVLGVLEQLMVPLREKEEWGYILPYMITGALDEHPRSAMALRSSAEKDNVVDFYDKLTTPEVNFDK, encoded by the coding sequence ATGAAGACAAATCATTGCAAAATTGTAGATTGCACAATTCGTGATGGCGGATTGGTAAATAATTGGGACTTTAGCGTGGACTTCGTTCAACAGTTATATGCTGGATTGAATGAGGCAGGCGTTGATTATATGGAAATAGGTTATAAAAACTCGCCGAAACTGCTGAGAGGTGCCGAAGAAGCAGGGCCATGGCGTTTCCTGAATGATGACTTCCTGCGCAAAGTAATCCCGCAAAAAGGAAATACCAAATTGTCTGCCCTGGTTGACGTCGGACGTGTGGACGAGAACGACATTTTGCCACGCAGCGAGAGCATGCTGGATCTGATTCGTGTAGCCTGCTACAGCAAGGATGTGGACAAGGCTCTGGCACTTGTCCAAACGTTCCATGACCGTGGTTATGAAACCACACTAAACATCATGGCTTTGTCCAACGTTATGGAGAACGAATTGCTCGAAGCCTTCGAATTGATCAAAGAAAGTTCAGTAGACGTTGTGTACATCGTTGACTCTTATGGCAGCCTTGATCATAACGACGTGAAGTACCTTGTAGAAAAATTCAAAACCCATTTGCCTAACAAACGTCTTGGTGTTCACACTCACAATAACATGCAGCTTGCATTCTCCAATACGCTTGTGGCTGCTGAGCTTGGCGTTGAACTGCTGGATGCTTCCGTATATGGCATGGGCCGTGCAGCAGGTAACTGCCCGACTGAACTTCTTGTGGCGCATCTGAAGGGAACGAAATACAACTTGCGTCCGGTACTTGGTGTATTGGAACAGTTGATGGTTCCACTTCGCGAAAAAGAAGAATGGGGCTATATCCTTCCATATATGATCACAGGCGCACTCGACGAGCATCCGCGTTCGGCAATGGCGCTGCGTTCGTCAGCTGAGAAGGATAATGTCGTAGATTTCTATGATAAATTAACAACGCCTGAAGTGAATTTCGATAAATAA
- a CDS encoding bifunctional diguanylate cyclase/phosphodiesterase — translation MKANSQDQRKVIWVALGGLLCFLASQWYRSSASSDLIISGYPVLTLLGGFVAAAACIGIYNQSWLFQTQKLTLRRVLITTLFLLIGLFELIHIVSYAEEMPSGAMMESEFSLKMMTLGSVVCAVGLLLIYVVREKEIALPRKFLLFSGTLGVFVILYTAGVQEWSWLPKLTQQEVLSGTFTRIHFLTGLLYGITAFVLFLKWKKGKEGDLPSILCGALCFFYGESYLVSATQVSDLNLLFALWMNCLGYFFVQKGLYTTVVDTPFLKQQAAEAKMNYIAHHDDVTGLPNRRRLTQRLKRLMDEAVKQDELVGVLVLNINRFKTINDSLGQQAANRVLRQVGQRLKQSSLPGEEVYGLGRDEFVVTMTDFWTTENALRRTRSILQLFEKPVMVDGNDYHITLGIGMAIYPHDGGSPEEIIQNADTALHNAKEQGIELNRYAHAMQMKAQERLQLENDLRKALDRGQFYLVYQPQINIASGLIVGMEALVRWQHPQRGPISPAEFIPLAEESGLIVPLGEWVLREACAQNKLWQEAGYRKLCVSVNLSMRQFRHSHLLDNISGILRETGLEPDWLELEITESMTFDKDRAFEQLRKIKEIGVHISIDDFGTGYSSLHYLKDLPIDRLKIDRSFVNEVMEDRNNAAIVSTITSMAHHLQLKVTAEGVENESQLVFLRDQHCHEAQGYFFSKPIVAADFEQRFLRDEDKPTG, via the coding sequence ATGAAGGCAAATTCGCAAGATCAGAGAAAAGTAATATGGGTCGCGTTAGGCGGCTTATTGTGTTTCCTCGCAAGTCAATGGTATCGTTCCTCCGCAAGCTCTGATCTAATCATATCCGGATACCCTGTGCTGACGCTACTCGGCGGATTCGTGGCAGCAGCAGCCTGTATCGGCATTTACAACCAAAGCTGGTTGTTCCAGACCCAAAAGTTAACCCTGCGCAGGGTCTTGATTACAACGCTCTTTTTGTTGATTGGCCTGTTTGAATTGATTCACATCGTTTCATATGCGGAAGAGATGCCGAGCGGAGCGATGATGGAATCGGAATTCTCGCTGAAAATGATGACTCTGGGCTCTGTGGTCTGTGCAGTGGGGTTATTGCTCATTTATGTAGTGAGAGAAAAAGAAATTGCGTTACCGCGTAAATTTTTACTATTCAGCGGAACGCTGGGCGTGTTTGTCATATTGTACACAGCCGGTGTTCAGGAATGGAGCTGGCTGCCAAAATTAACTCAGCAAGAAGTGCTCAGCGGAACGTTTACGAGGATTCACTTCTTGACCGGTCTTCTGTATGGGATCACTGCATTCGTGTTGTTTCTGAAGTGGAAGAAGGGTAAAGAGGGGGATCTGCCTTCAATCCTGTGTGGAGCCCTGTGCTTCTTTTATGGAGAAAGCTATTTGGTCTCTGCAACTCAGGTCAGCGACTTGAATCTGTTATTTGCATTGTGGATGAATTGCCTTGGATATTTCTTTGTACAAAAAGGGCTCTACACAACGGTTGTGGATACACCGTTTCTGAAACAGCAGGCTGCTGAAGCCAAAATGAACTATATTGCTCATCATGACGATGTGACGGGTCTGCCGAATCGCCGCCGCCTTACCCAGAGACTCAAAAGATTGATGGATGAAGCAGTGAAGCAGGATGAGCTCGTCGGGGTGCTTGTACTGAACATTAACCGATTCAAAACGATAAACGATTCTCTCGGTCAGCAGGCGGCTAACCGCGTTCTTCGTCAAGTGGGGCAGCGCCTCAAGCAATCGTCTTTGCCGGGCGAAGAAGTGTATGGTCTAGGTCGGGATGAGTTCGTAGTCACGATGACGGACTTCTGGACCACAGAGAATGCTCTGCGCCGAACAAGATCGATTTTGCAGCTGTTTGAAAAGCCGGTAATGGTCGATGGTAACGACTATCATATTACGCTTGGAATTGGCATGGCCATATATCCCCATGACGGGGGATCACCGGAAGAAATCATTCAAAATGCGGATACTGCCCTTCATAACGCGAAGGAACAGGGGATCGAGCTGAATCGGTATGCTCATGCGATGCAGATGAAGGCACAGGAACGACTGCAGCTGGAGAATGATCTCCGCAAAGCGCTGGATCGGGGTCAGTTCTACCTTGTATATCAACCGCAGATCAATATTGCGAGTGGGTTAATCGTTGGTATGGAGGCGTTGGTACGTTGGCAGCATCCGCAGCGTGGCCCGATTTCCCCTGCGGAATTCATTCCACTGGCGGAAGAGAGTGGGTTAATTGTACCGCTGGGCGAGTGGGTGCTTCGGGAGGCATGTGCGCAGAACAAGCTATGGCAGGAAGCTGGATATCGCAAACTGTGTGTGTCCGTCAATCTCTCGATGAGGCAATTCAGACATTCCCATCTGCTGGATAACATCAGCGGCATACTGAGGGAAACCGGATTGGAGCCTGATTGGCTTGAACTGGAGATCACCGAAAGCATGACATTTGACAAAGATCGTGCATTTGAACAACTGCGCAAAATTAAAGAAATTGGTGTGCACATCAGTATTGATGATTTTGGAACAGGGTACAGTTCACTGCATTATCTTAAGGATCTGCCGATTGATCGGCTCAAAATTGACCGTTCATTCGTGAACGAAGTCATGGAGGATCGCAATAATGCAGCGATCGTCTCCACTATTACGTCGATGGCGCATCATCTGCAATTGAAGGTGACAGCCGAAGGGGTGGAGAATGAGTCACAGCTGGTGTTCCTACGTGACCAGCACTGCCATGAAGCACAGGGGTACTTTTTCAGCAAACCGATTGTGGCAGCTGATTTTGAGCAGCGTTTTTTACGAGATGAGGATAAACCTACAGGATAG
- a CDS encoding DUF58 domain-containing protein, which produces MALLWLVVVGGIIIGLQGIWFGRPALRRLKYTREFSKLRCYAGDELEMVETIANEKRVTVPWLRLEAMMPGSFIFRSGSGMDISRGEIYQNHKSIFTLKPYTRITRKHPFVCRERGVYTLNTVTMTGGDLFGVWRNTQPIPVHLSMIVYPSLVAAEELPAIYQVWQGEVEVSRWIVEDPFLILGVRPYGAGDPMNRIHWKASARTGELQVYKQGWTADPQSWIIVNIQESADMWSVVTRPEPIERALSYAATAAVDAIGRGLPAGFAHNGYRVNGGRDPLRIEPDYGSPHLELLLEAMAETELKCMVPMEQFLNEEVKRNEEAQQARSYLLITSYVSSAMEFEIARLHEQGHRVTILPVEQEQTGARNNKAVSA; this is translated from the coding sequence ATGGCACTGTTATGGCTTGTCGTTGTAGGGGGCATTATCATTGGCTTACAAGGCATATGGTTTGGACGTCCGGCATTGCGAAGGCTGAAGTATACACGTGAATTCAGCAAACTGCGCTGTTACGCGGGCGATGAGCTTGAGATGGTGGAGACAATTGCGAATGAGAAACGGGTCACGGTACCCTGGCTGAGACTTGAGGCAATGATGCCTGGCTCTTTTATTTTTCGCAGCGGCTCAGGCATGGATATTAGCCGAGGAGAAATTTATCAGAATCATAAAAGTATATTTACTTTGAAACCGTATACGAGGATCACACGCAAGCATCCTTTTGTTTGCAGGGAGCGGGGGGTATACACGTTGAACACGGTAACCATGACAGGTGGAGATCTGTTTGGCGTCTGGCGAAATACCCAACCGATTCCTGTTCATCTGTCTATGATTGTGTATCCTTCCCTGGTAGCTGCTGAAGAACTACCTGCCATTTATCAGGTCTGGCAGGGGGAGGTTGAGGTATCACGCTGGATTGTAGAGGATCCATTTCTTATTCTGGGCGTACGTCCTTACGGAGCAGGCGATCCCATGAACCGAATTCATTGGAAAGCAAGCGCACGTACAGGTGAGCTGCAGGTGTACAAGCAAGGCTGGACAGCTGATCCGCAGTCCTGGATTATCGTAAATATACAAGAGTCTGCGGATATGTGGAGTGTGGTAACCCGGCCTGAGCCGATTGAACGTGCACTGAGCTATGCTGCTACAGCGGCAGTGGATGCGATTGGAAGAGGGCTGCCTGCAGGGTTTGCGCACAATGGCTATCGTGTTAACGGCGGGCGTGATCCGCTTCGAATTGAGCCTGATTATGGCAGTCCTCATCTGGAACTGCTTTTGGAAGCCATGGCCGAGACGGAGCTGAAATGTATGGTTCCCATGGAGCAATTCCTCAATGAGGAAGTGAAACGCAATGAGGAAGCTCAGCAGGCACGCAGTTATCTTTTGATCACATCCTACGTTTCTTCGGCCATGGAGTTTGAGATTGCTCGCCTGCATGAACAGGGACACCGAGTAACCATTCTGCCTGTGGAACAGGAACAAACCGGAGCGAGGAACAACAAGGCGGTGAGTGCATGA
- a CDS encoding DUF4129 domain-containing protein, producing MSDSTLEKSRLGISLLATLLTGVYVFPLLTLTSFYTNGHFPYVLLMIYALASGLGVLLNHRFQGLGTHMGLRLVGALLLGVLVSLLLTLINGLIMLNLVTGLVLGIISAFVGLAPEPSLRSILMWRWQVFGVVGSIILSSFSHWMEPLYPLQAYTGTLYATGVISFACCLISVYSSQLDRAVLNDGKRKIVLREFNRANHQRLIWMLLIIAGIGAFPSLAAWLAPLRDRLLAWIRGLIGPSSDQQLPIAPISGIDPSKLPGRVTQPSEPSVFWDILGWFVLGATAALILWLIFKLGRKTINRLMDRLKDMMDPKERSAEPRTEYIDISETLETPVRTRKPWFRKKELPPSQEAERVRYYYRKWIDHAKRQGIEIEGAQTPLEAAETILHHKPSSGKHEEQRLSDILPGIYNAVRYGKKAPSPSEMSEIDRIWKS from the coding sequence ATGAGTGATTCGACTTTAGAAAAATCCAGGCTAGGGATTTCTCTGTTGGCGACGCTGCTAACAGGCGTCTATGTGTTTCCCTTGTTGACCCTTACTTCATTCTACACAAACGGTCATTTTCCTTATGTTCTACTGATGATCTATGCTCTGGCAAGCGGACTCGGCGTGCTACTCAACCACAGGTTTCAAGGATTAGGAACCCATATGGGGCTTCGGCTAGTTGGTGCTCTGCTCCTGGGTGTGCTTGTCTCTCTCCTGCTAACTTTGATCAACGGACTTATAATGCTGAATCTAGTCACAGGGCTTGTCTTGGGAATCATATCCGCTTTTGTTGGACTGGCACCTGAACCGTCACTTCGCTCCATCTTGATGTGGAGATGGCAGGTTTTCGGTGTTGTCGGTTCCATTATACTGAGCAGCTTCTCACATTGGATGGAGCCACTATACCCATTGCAGGCATATACAGGAACATTGTATGCAACAGGTGTCATCAGTTTTGCCTGCTGTCTAATAAGCGTGTACAGTTCACAGCTGGATAGAGCGGTATTAAATGATGGCAAAAGAAAGATTGTGCTTCGGGAATTCAACAGAGCGAATCATCAGCGGTTGATATGGATGTTGCTAATCATTGCGGGAATTGGAGCATTCCCCAGTCTTGCCGCCTGGCTCGCTCCACTGCGGGATCGTCTGCTTGCATGGATCAGGGGATTAATTGGCCCATCTTCCGATCAGCAGTTGCCCATTGCACCAATCTCTGGTATTGACCCTTCGAAACTTCCAGGCAGAGTGACACAACCGTCTGAACCATCTGTTTTCTGGGACATACTGGGATGGTTCGTCTTAGGAGCAACTGCTGCCCTCATTCTATGGCTTATCTTCAAATTGGGGCGGAAGACGATTAACCGTCTTATGGACCGATTGAAAGACATGATGGATCCGAAGGAACGGAGTGCCGAGCCGCGTACCGAATATATCGATATTAGTGAAACCCTGGAAACACCCGTGCGAACACGAAAACCTTGGTTTCGAAAAAAAGAACTACCTCCATCACAGGAAGCGGAGCGTGTGCGCTACTACTACAGAAAATGGATCGATCATGCCAAACGCCAGGGGATAGAAATCGAAGGAGCACAGACTCCACTGGAAGCGGCAGAGACGATTCTGCATCACAAGCCTTCGTCAGGCAAGCATGAAGAGCAGAGGCTCTCTGACATTTTACCCGGTATATATAACGCGGTTCGTTATGGAAAAAAAGCACCGAGTCCTTCCGAGATGTCCGAGATTGATCGGATCTGGAAGTCCTAA
- a CDS encoding AAA family ATPase: protein MNIQGMEQMNKNLTNHVGQIIVGKERTIELIMTAIIASGHVLLEDVPGTGKTMLAKSVASSLDCTFQRIQFTPDLLPSDLTGIHFYNQKSGDFEFRAGPLFANLVLADEINRATPRTQSSLLECMEERQISIDGSTRQLERPFIVIATQNPIDNQGTFPLPEAQMDRFMMKIRMGYPSSDESVEILRRTVAGRSVNDLTSIISREQLLEAQRTYPSVQVEEDLLKYIIRLTEETRRHPELSLGVSPRGAQALLKACQAWAALHGRDYVLPDDIKVLAEPVLAHRLVFRNRVRQQEGAAERIIQEILSQAEVPTESIGTGSGR, encoded by the coding sequence ATGAATATTCAGGGAATGGAACAGATGAACAAAAATCTGACGAATCATGTGGGACAAATTATTGTAGGCAAGGAGCGGACCATAGAACTGATCATGACCGCAATTATCGCTTCAGGACACGTACTACTAGAGGACGTACCGGGTACAGGCAAAACGATGCTGGCCAAATCGGTAGCTTCATCTCTGGATTGTACGTTTCAACGCATACAATTCACCCCCGACTTGCTGCCGTCTGACCTGACAGGGATTCATTTCTACAATCAAAAGTCTGGCGATTTCGAATTCAGAGCCGGTCCGTTGTTCGCGAACCTTGTGCTGGCCGACGAGATCAATCGTGCTACACCGCGAACCCAATCGAGCTTGCTGGAATGTATGGAAGAGCGTCAGATCAGTATTGATGGTTCAACGAGACAGCTGGAGCGTCCATTCATCGTGATCGCAACCCAGAACCCCATTGATAATCAGGGGACCTTCCCGCTGCCGGAGGCACAAATGGATCGATTCATGATGAAAATTCGGATGGGTTATCCAAGCAGTGATGAAAGTGTGGAAATTCTGAGAAGGACTGTAGCTGGTCGTTCGGTTAACGATCTTACATCTATTATTAGCCGCGAGCAGCTGCTTGAGGCACAGCGTACATACCCGTCCGTCCAGGTCGAAGAGGACCTGCTAAAATACATTATTCGTCTTACAGAAGAGACACGCAGACATCCCGAACTTTCGCTTGGCGTTAGTCCGAGGGGAGCGCAAGCCTTACTGAAGGCATGTCAGGCATGGGCAGCATTGCATGGCAGAGATTATGTTTTGCCAGATGACATCAAGGTTCTGGCTGAACCTGTGCTGGCTCATCGACTCGTATTCCGTAACAGGGTGCGACAACAGGAAGGCGCTGCGGAGCGGATTATTCAGGAGATTCTGAGCCAGGCTGAAGTGCCAACGGAGAGCATTGGCACCGGCAGTGGACGGTAA
- a CDS encoding peroxiredoxin — protein MAERLVGRPAPDFAMETVSGDGQDFGSVKLSDYRGKWLVFFFYPLDFTFVCPTEITALSDASEQFKALDTEILGVSVDSVHSHKAWINTPKDSNGLGQLNFPLASDITKQVAKDYGVLIEEEGVALRGLFIIDPEGELKYQVVNHNDVGRSVEETLRVLQALQSGGLCAMNWKPGDSNL, from the coding sequence ATGGCAGAACGTTTGGTTGGTAGACCAGCACCAGATTTCGCAATGGAAACAGTATCGGGAGACGGACAAGATTTCGGTTCCGTTAAACTGTCCGATTATCGTGGCAAATGGCTCGTATTCTTCTTTTATCCTTTGGACTTCACATTTGTGTGCCCAACTGAAATTACAGCTTTGAGCGATGCTTCCGAGCAATTCAAAGCTTTGGATACTGAAATTCTTGGCGTGAGCGTTGACTCTGTACACAGCCACAAAGCTTGGATCAACACACCTAAAGACAGCAATGGCTTGGGTCAATTGAACTTCCCACTGGCTTCCGATATCACGAAGCAAGTGGCTAAAGATTACGGCGTTCTGATCGAAGAAGAAGGCGTTGCATTGCGCGGTCTGTTCATCATCGATCCAGAAGGCGAATTGAAATACCAAGTGGTTAACCACAACGATGTAGGCCGCAGTGTTGAAGAAACACTTCGCGTACTGCAAGCTCTGCAATCCGGCGGATTGTGTGCAATGAACTGGAAACCAGGCGACAGCAACCTGTAA